A region of Sugiyamaella lignohabitans strain CBS 10342 chromosome A, complete sequence DNA encodes the following proteins:
- the BIO3 gene encoding adenosylmethionine-8-amino-7-oxononanoate transaminase (7,8-diamino-pelargonic acid aminotransferase (DAPA); catalyzes the second step in the biotin biosynthesis pathway; BIO3 is in a cluster of 3 genes (BIO3, BIO4, and BIO5) that mediate biotin synthesis; BIO3 and BIO4 were acquired by horizontal gene transfer (HGT) from bacteria; GO_component: GO:0005737 - cytoplasm [Evidence ISS] [PMID 10333520]; GO_function: GO:0004015 - adenosylmethionine-8-amino-7-oxononanoate transaminase activity [Evidence IEA,IEA]; GO_function: GO:0004015 - adenosylmethionine-8-amino-7-oxononanoate transaminase activity [Evidence IDA,ISS] [PMID 10333520]; GO_function: GO:0003824 - catalytic activity [Evidence IEA]; GO_function: GO:0030170 - pyridoxal phosphate binding [Evidence IEA]; GO_function: GO:0008483 - transaminase activity [Evidence IEA,IEA]; GO_function: GO:0016740 - transferase activity [Evidence IEA]; GO_process: GO:0009102 - biotin biosynthetic process [Evidence IEA,IEA,IEA]; GO_process: GO:0009102 - biotin biosynthetic process [Evidence IDA,IMP] [PMID 10333520]): MASRADKTIWFPFSQHKNIPEKSITTIDSAYNDSFQTFNSIQAGKSSSLLNSSFDGSASWWTQGLGHGNPTLSLAAAYAAGRYGHVILASTIHQPAISLAENIISKLGNPRVNRVFYSDNGSTGIEVAIKMALKSACDRYGWDVSDKDIGVIGLKRSYHGDTIGSMDCTEPSVYNKKITWYKDRGYWFEYPNVVLKNGVWKVVVPESLQNELGASAAFSSLDEIYDIENRDGSHYKRYIKEKITDLINQGHKFGAVIFEPVLLGAGGMLAV, translated from the coding sequence ATGGCTTCAAGAGCAGATAAGACGATTTGGTTCCCTTTTTCACAGCATAAAAACATTCCTGAAAAGagtatcaccaccattgATTCTGCTTATAATGATTCTTTTCAAACATTCAATTCTATACAGGCTGGAAAGTCCAGCAGCTTGTTAAACTCCTCGTTTGACGGCTCAGCATCCTGGTGGACTCAAGGGTTGGGCCATGGAAATCCCACTTTGTCTCTTGCTGCCGCTTACGCAGCGGGTAGATATGGCCATGTAATTCTAGCGAGCACAATCCATCAACCTGCTATTTCATTAGCCGAAAACATTATCTCGAAACTAGGAAATCCTCGGGTCAATCGGGTCTTCTATTCTGATAACGGGAGCACAGGAATTGAAGTGGCTATTAAAATGGCTTTGAAATCCGCATGTGACCGTTATGGATGGGACGTTTCTGACAAAGACATTGGAGTAATCGGTTTAAAGAGAAGTTATCACGGCGACACTATTGGCTCCATGGATTGCACAGAACCATCTGTGTACAATAAGAAAATAACGTGGTACAAAGACAGGGGCTACTGGTTCGAATATCCAAATGTAGTTTTGAAGAATGGAGTCTGGAAGGTGGTTGTTCCAGAGTCTTTACAGAATGAACTAGGGGCCAGCGCGGCCTTCAGCTCTTTGGATGAGATATATGATATTGAGAATAGAGATGGCTCACATTACAAAAGGTACATTAAGGAAAAGATAACAGATCTCATAAATCAGGGACATAAATTTGGAGCTGTAATATTTGAGCCCGTTCTTCTAGGGGCAGGTGGAATGTTGGCAGTGTAA